The following coding sequences lie in one Fretibacterium sp. OH1220_COT-178 genomic window:
- a CDS encoding PPC domain-containing DNA-binding protein, whose amino-acid sequence MERLPFEGREARVRTFILRLRPGTDLMEGIRTFCVERGIRSGAITTLLGSLRWMRYVYPVPDSKALSGLRYCAPIVLDGPVELLSGAGTIGEMREDGEAVVHLHAAFTDPEGRVFGGHVLGGPVAVTVEVAIDALDGVALSRAVDEETDMPVFSIE is encoded by the coding sequence GTGGAGAGACTTCCCTTCGAGGGCCGCGAGGCCCGGGTGCGCACGTTCATCCTCCGGCTCAGGCCGGGGACGGACCTCATGGAGGGCATCCGGACGTTCTGCGTGGAGCGGGGCATCCGGTCGGGTGCGATCACCACGCTTCTGGGCAGCCTGCGGTGGATGCGCTACGTCTACCCCGTGCCCGATTCCAAAGCCCTGTCGGGCCTGAGGTATTGCGCCCCCATCGTCCTGGACGGCCCCGTCGAGCTGCTGAGCGGCGCCGGGACGATCGGGGAGATGAGGGAGGACGGCGAGGCGGTGGTCCACCTGCACGCGGCCTTCACCGACCCCGAGGGCCGGGTTTTCGGCGGACATGTCCTGGGCGGGCCGGTGGCGGTTACGGTCGAGGTCGCGATCGACGCCTTGGACGGCGTGGCCCTGTCGCGGGCGGTGGACGAGGAGACGGACATGCCCGTCTTCTCGATCGAATAG
- a CDS encoding alpha-ketoacid dehydrogenase subunit beta, with translation MTVKNITFSQATLEAMDEEMSRDERVFVMGEDIARQGGIFGQFRGLPEKFGTDRVRDTPISETAIIGSAVGAALAGMRPVADMHFADFIGVCMDEVFNQMAKVYYMFGAQKSVPLVLRAPDGIINQAAAQHSQSVEAWFAHIPGLKVVIPSNPADAKGLLKAAIRDENPVLYFEHKGLFPMKGDVPEGEHLVEIGKARIDREGTDVTIVSYSMMLHHAAKAADRLAAEGVSVELIDLRTISPWDKEAVLKSVAKTGRLCVAQEAVKQGGFAAEVVATVCEEGLEYLDAPIARVGAPFTPVPFARPLEQAYKVTADTIYDAVRKIL, from the coding sequence ATGACTGTGAAGAACATCACGTTTTCCCAGGCGACGCTGGAGGCCATGGACGAGGAGATGAGCCGCGACGAGCGCGTGTTCGTCATGGGCGAGGACATCGCCCGGCAGGGCGGCATCTTCGGCCAGTTCCGCGGCCTTCCCGAGAAGTTCGGGACGGACCGGGTTCGCGACACCCCCATCTCCGAGACCGCCATCATCGGCTCCGCGGTGGGCGCGGCCCTTGCCGGGATGCGCCCGGTGGCGGACATGCACTTCGCGGACTTCATCGGCGTGTGCATGGACGAGGTCTTCAACCAGATGGCGAAGGTCTACTACATGTTCGGCGCGCAGAAATCGGTGCCGCTGGTGCTGCGCGCGCCGGACGGCATCATCAACCAGGCGGCGGCGCAGCATTCGCAGAGCGTCGAGGCGTGGTTCGCCCACATCCCGGGCCTGAAGGTCGTCATCCCCTCCAACCCCGCCGACGCCAAGGGGCTTCTGAAGGCCGCCATCCGCGACGAGAACCCCGTCCTCTACTTCGAGCACAAGGGGCTCTTCCCCATGAAGGGCGACGTGCCCGAGGGCGAGCACCTGGTGGAGATCGGCAAGGCCCGGATCGACCGCGAGGGCACGGACGTGACGATCGTCTCCTACTCCATGATGCTGCACCATGCGGCCAAGGCCGCGGACCGTCTGGCCGCCGAGGGCGTCAGCGTCGAGCTCATCGACCTGCGCACGATCTCGCCCTGGGACAAGGAGGCGGTGTTGAAGTCCGTCGCCAAGACGGGCCGGCTCTGCGTCGCCCAGGAGGCCGTCAAACAGGGCGGCTTCGCGGCGGAGGTCGTCGCGACGGTCTGCGAGGAAGGGCTGGAGTATCTGGACGCTCCCATCGCCCGCGTGGGCGCGCCGTTCACCCCCGTCCCCTTCGCCCGCCCGCTGGAGCAGGCCTACAAGGTGACCGCGGACACGATCTACGACGCCGTCCGGAAGATCCTGTAA
- a CDS encoding thiamine pyrophosphate-dependent dehydrogenase E1 component subunit alpha, producing MDAPNITRMSAQVPLKDYDRGRLDFFYETMLKIRKFERTVEENFLAGNIPGFVHLYIGEEAVATGVMANLTDKDYIESTHRGHGHTVAKGADLNRMMAEIYGKSTGCCKGKGGSMHIADFSVGMLGANGVVGGGYNLAAGAALAQKMQKRKDISAVFFGDGASNRGTFHEAANFASVWKLPLLFVCEMNEYASTTPYLTATSVADISRRAYGHDMPAIIVDGNDVFSVYEAAKKLVEHVRAGNGPAFLECKTYRVKGHFVGDPEQYRTREEVQKNIDERDPIEAFKKKVLAAKVYTAKELKAIEDKVDGLIAAALKFAQESPEPDASELMTGIYA from the coding sequence ATGGATGCACCGAACATCACCAGAATGTCCGCGCAGGTGCCCCTGAAGGACTACGACAGGGGCCGTCTCGATTTCTTCTACGAGACGATGCTCAAGATCCGCAAGTTCGAACGCACGGTGGAGGAGAACTTCCTGGCCGGGAACATCCCGGGGTTCGTCCACCTCTATATCGGCGAGGAGGCCGTCGCCACGGGCGTCATGGCGAACCTGACCGACAAGGACTATATCGAGAGCACGCACCGGGGCCACGGGCACACGGTGGCCAAGGGCGCGGACCTGAACCGGATGATGGCCGAGATCTACGGCAAGAGCACGGGCTGCTGCAAGGGCAAGGGCGGCTCCATGCACATCGCCGACTTCAGCGTCGGGATGCTGGGGGCCAACGGGGTCGTCGGCGGCGGGTACAACCTGGCGGCCGGAGCGGCCCTGGCGCAGAAGATGCAGAAGCGCAAGGACATCTCCGCCGTGTTCTTCGGCGACGGCGCCAGCAACCGCGGGACGTTCCACGAGGCGGCCAACTTCGCCTCGGTCTGGAAGCTGCCGCTCCTCTTCGTCTGCGAGATGAACGAGTACGCCTCCACCACGCCCTACCTGACGGCGACCTCCGTGGCGGACATCTCCCGCAGGGCCTACGGCCACGACATGCCGGCCATCATCGTGGACGGCAACGACGTCTTCTCCGTCTACGAGGCGGCGAAGAAGCTGGTGGAGCACGTCCGGGCCGGGAACGGCCCCGCGTTCCTGGAGTGCAAGACCTACCGCGTGAAGGGCCACTTCGTCGGCGACCCCGAGCAGTATCGGACGCGCGAGGAGGTTCAGAAGAACATCGACGAGCGCGACCCCATCGAGGCCTTCAAGAAGAAGGTGCTGGCGGCGAAGGTCTACACCGCCAAGGAGCTCAAGGCCATCGAGGATAAGGTGGACGGCCTGATCGCCGCCGCGCTCAAGTTCGCTCAGGAGTCCCCGGAACCGGACGCCTCCGAGCTGATGACCGGAATTTATGCCTGA
- a CDS encoding lipoyl domain-containing protein — protein sequence MATAITMPKLGLTMTSGSVKEWKKKVGDTVRKGELLFVVATDKLTVDAESPADGVLLAITVKDGADVPVGGTIGYLGAAGEAVPAEAAAAPAPAPKPSAPAPAAPSAAAS from the coding sequence ATGGCCACTGCGATCACGATGCCGAAGCTGGGTCTCACCATGACCAGCGGCTCGGTGAAGGAATGGAAGAAGAAGGTCGGCGACACGGTCAGGAAGGGGGAGCTCCTCTTCGTCGTCGCCACGGACAAGCTGACGGTGGACGCGGAGAGCCCGGCGGACGGAGTCCTGCTGGCGATCACCGTCAAGGACGGCGCGGACGTCCCCGTCGGCGGCACCATCGGGTACCTGGGGGCCGCGGGCGAGGCCGTCCCCGCGGAGGCCGCCGCGGCCCCGGCACCGGCCCCCAAGCCGTCGGCGCCCGCCCCTGCGGCTCCGTCGGCGGCGGCATC